The following proteins come from a genomic window of Acidimicrobiales bacterium:
- a CDS encoding ABC transporter ATP-binding protein, translated as MFVEPVSSSLLRTADLTLTYPSGTTALAGLNVDVPRGSVGLVGANGAGKTTLFRLMLGLMFPTSGAIEVTGRLVSEDPIGIRSRLGYMPEHDCLPPDQSASDLVATFGELAGLPARASRQRASDVLDLVGLDEARFRPIGGFSTGMRQRTKLAQALVADPELLLLDEPTAGLDPMGREEMLQLVERLASFGISVLFATHLLDDVQRVCDHVVMIDGGRLVLTGPIDQLVERTGVLRVEVGGRPDCVAALGAQLYERGLASRAIDIHTLDVDTSVQGEDAFDVVRDTIADLNLRLYSLSSRHRSLDDLFLQEASH; from the coding sequence ATGTTCGTGGAGCCCGTGTCGTCGTCGCTGCTCAGGACGGCTGACCTGACCCTGACGTACCCGAGCGGCACGACCGCGCTCGCGGGGCTGAACGTCGACGTACCCCGGGGCTCCGTCGGGCTGGTCGGCGCCAACGGGGCCGGCAAGACCACGCTGTTCCGCCTCATGCTCGGTCTCATGTTCCCCACCTCCGGGGCGATCGAGGTGACCGGCCGGCTCGTGAGCGAGGATCCCATCGGCATCCGCAGCCGCCTCGGCTACATGCCCGAGCACGACTGCCTGCCCCCCGACCAGTCGGCGTCCGACCTGGTGGCGACGTTCGGCGAGCTGGCCGGACTCCCCGCCCGGGCCTCCCGCCAGCGGGCCTCCGACGTGCTCGACCTGGTCGGCCTCGACGAGGCCCGGTTCCGCCCCATCGGCGGCTTCTCCACCGGCATGCGCCAGCGCACCAAGCTCGCCCAGGCCCTCGTCGCCGACCCCGAGCTGCTGCTGCTCGACGAGCCCACCGCCGGCCTCGACCCCATGGGCCGCGAGGAGATGCTGCAGCTGGTGGAGCGCCTGGCGAGCTTCGGCATCTCGGTGCTCTTCGCCACCCACCTGCTCGACGACGTGCAGCGGGTGTGCGACCACGTGGTGATGATCGACGGCGGCCGGCTGGTGCTGACCGGCCCAATCGACCAGCTGGTGGAGCGCACCGGCGTGCTGCGGGTGGAGGTGGGCGGCCGGCCCGACTGCGTGGCGGCGCTGGGGGCTCAGCTGTACGAGCGAGGCCTGGCCAGCCGGGCGATCGACATCCACACGCTCGACGTCGACACGTCGGTGCAGGGCGAGGACGCCTTCGACGTCGTGCGCGACACGATCGCCGACCTGAACCTGCGCCTCTACTCGCTGTCGAGCCGGCACCGCTCCCTCGACGACCTGTTCCTCCAAGAGGCTTCGCACTAG
- a CDS encoding maleylpyruvate isomerase family mycothiol-dependent enzyme: MEVAEHIDALAGEGRLLADAAEAAGVDAPVPTCPEWVVRDLVRHTGGVHRWAATYVCDAVVDVIDQDLEPLVGGWPSDDELVPWFREGHGLLVDALRAAPADLECFTFLRAPSPLQMWARRQAHETAIHRVDAEAAAGYLTPPAPDLASDGIDELLTCFITRPKTRLRLDPPRTIAVAATDTGSAWTVEIGPERITTERSSSPAPDLTVTGEAPSLYLWLWNRTDASNLTYEGDESLLAAWRDNVQVRWS; this comes from the coding sequence GTGGAGGTCGCAGAGCACATCGACGCCCTGGCGGGGGAGGGGCGCCTCCTCGCCGACGCCGCCGAGGCTGCCGGGGTCGACGCCCCGGTGCCCACCTGCCCCGAGTGGGTCGTCCGGGACCTGGTGCGCCACACCGGGGGAGTCCACCGGTGGGCGGCGACGTACGTGTGCGACGCCGTGGTCGACGTCATCGACCAGGACCTGGAGCCGCTCGTCGGCGGCTGGCCATCCGACGACGAGCTGGTGCCGTGGTTCCGGGAGGGGCACGGGCTGCTGGTCGACGCCTTGCGGGCCGCTCCGGCCGACCTCGAGTGCTTCACGTTCCTGCGGGCGCCGTCGCCGCTGCAGATGTGGGCCCGGCGCCAGGCCCACGAGACCGCGATCCACCGGGTCGACGCCGAGGCGGCGGCCGGCTACCTGACCCCGCCGGCGCCCGACCTGGCGTCCGACGGGATCGACGAGCTGCTCACGTGCTTCATCACCCGACCGAAGACCCGCCTCCGGCTCGACCCGCCTCGCACGATCGCCGTCGCCGCCACCGACACCGGCTCGGCGTGGACCGTCGAGATCGGCCCCGAGCGCATCACGACGGAGCGCTCGTCGTCCCCGGCACCCGACCTGACCGTCACCGGTGAGGCCCCGTCGCTCTACCTCTGGCTCTGGAACCGCACCGACGCCTCGAACCTCACCTACGAGGGCGACGAGTCGCTGCTGGCCGCCTGGCGCGACAACGTCCAAGTCCGCTGGTCCTGA
- a CDS encoding TetR/AcrR family transcriptional regulator, with translation MTVQDVSTTKVDIDPRVERSRVQVLHATLELLGEVGYGDLTIEAVAARSGVAKSTIYRHWKGKLELVTDAFHEMKVAEPPPAPGPVAQRVTDLLMDIARNVIGTDWRVNCLPALIEASARCPEVADVSRDLAEAGMSRVKAVLDDGVAVGELPAELDTMLLADALTGPIFLRGLFHRRPVQPDEVPGLVALLLPSPPSSP, from the coding sequence ATGACCGTGCAGGACGTCTCCACCACGAAGGTCGACATCGACCCTCGGGTGGAGCGTTCTCGCGTGCAGGTGCTGCACGCCACGCTCGAGCTGCTGGGCGAGGTCGGCTACGGCGACCTGACCATCGAGGCCGTCGCCGCCCGCTCCGGCGTCGCCAAGAGCACCATCTACCGGCACTGGAAGGGCAAGCTCGAGCTGGTGACCGATGCGTTCCACGAGATGAAGGTGGCCGAGCCCCCGCCGGCCCCCGGTCCGGTGGCGCAGCGGGTCACCGACCTTCTGATGGACATCGCCCGCAACGTCATCGGGACCGACTGGCGGGTCAACTGCCTGCCCGCGCTGATCGAGGCGTCGGCCCGGTGCCCCGAGGTGGCCGACGTGTCGCGCGACCTGGCGGAGGCCGGCATGTCCCGTGTCAAGGCCGTGCTCGACGACGGGGTCGCCGTCGGCGAGCTGCCGGCGGAGCTCGACACGATGCTGCTGGCCGACGCCCTGACAGGACCGATCTTCCTGCGGGGCCTCTTCCACCGGCGCCCGGTGCAGCCCGACGAGGTGCCGGGCCTGGTGGCTCTCCTGCTGCCTTCGCCGCCGTCGTCGCCGTAA
- a CDS encoding MFS transporter, which translates to MSATSSALWEDPAIYRRRWALLGVMCLSLVLVVMAVSSLNVATPSMQQALNATSTQLHWMIDAYAIVFAGLLLPAGAIGDRYGRKGALLAGLGVFAVGLAVAGVADAPGQVIVGRGIMGAGSALVMPATLSMLTAIFPPQERTKAIAMWSGFAGGGAAIGPIMSGALLEQFWWGSTVLVNLPIVLLAAVAIAALSPRSRDSQSTPLDLGGAVLSVGGMVSLLYGIIESAEYGWTSPRVLGAFVAAVVLLVGFVLWERRAEHPMLPMSLFADRRFSVGSGVIMLGFFCAFGVFFLSTLYMQYVLGYSTLATGFATLPWAGALILTAPRSAALSERFGLARTMAFGFVMVAVAFAILAQLDVGSPYAVLGIAFALQGAGMGAVFAPATGSIMAAVPLDKAGVGSAVNDTTRELGAALGIAVLGTIIGSAYRSSIDLSGADLSPEAREVARESIGGAVSVARDLPGGGAPVLAQAQEAFVDAFRVTNTLSIAMTLGAAAMVLFALRRRPGDDDNLAPATDDELELEYEAGGLDLQPAEA; encoded by the coding sequence ATGTCCGCTACGTCGTCCGCCCTCTGGGAAGACCCTGCCATCTACCGCCGGCGCTGGGCGCTGCTCGGCGTCATGTGCCTGTCGCTCGTCCTCGTCGTGATGGCGGTGTCGTCGCTCAACGTGGCCACGCCCTCCATGCAACAGGCGTTGAACGCCACATCCACCCAACTCCACTGGATGATCGACGCCTACGCCATCGTGTTCGCCGGCCTGTTGCTGCCGGCCGGCGCCATCGGCGACCGCTACGGCCGCAAGGGCGCCCTGCTCGCCGGTCTGGGGGTGTTCGCCGTCGGCCTGGCCGTCGCGGGCGTCGCCGACGCTCCGGGCCAGGTCATCGTGGGCCGGGGGATCATGGGCGCCGGCTCGGCGCTGGTCATGCCGGCCACGCTGTCGATGCTCACCGCCATCTTCCCGCCGCAGGAGCGCACCAAGGCGATCGCCATGTGGAGCGGGTTCGCCGGCGGCGGTGCTGCGATCGGGCCCATCATGTCGGGTGCGTTGCTGGAGCAGTTCTGGTGGGGCTCCACGGTGCTCGTGAACCTGCCGATCGTGCTGCTGGCCGCCGTCGCCATCGCCGCCCTCTCGCCCCGCTCGCGCGACAGCCAGTCCACGCCGCTCGACCTGGGCGGCGCCGTCCTGTCCGTGGGCGGCATGGTCAGCCTGCTCTACGGGATCATCGAGAGCGCCGAGTACGGCTGGACCTCCCCCCGGGTGCTGGGCGCGTTCGTCGCCGCGGTCGTGCTGCTCGTCGGCTTCGTGCTGTGGGAGCGCCGGGCCGAGCACCCGATGCTGCCGATGTCGCTGTTCGCCGACCGCCGCTTCAGCGTGGGCAGCGGCGTCATCATGCTCGGGTTCTTCTGCGCCTTCGGCGTGTTCTTCCTGAGCACGCTCTACATGCAGTACGTGCTCGGCTACTCGACGCTGGCCACCGGCTTCGCCACGCTGCCCTGGGCCGGCGCCCTCATCCTGACGGCGCCCCGCAGCGCGGCGCTGAGCGAGCGCTTCGGCCTCGCCCGCACGATGGCTTTCGGGTTCGTGATGGTCGCGGTGGCGTTCGCCATCCTCGCCCAGCTCGACGTCGGCTCGCCCTACGCCGTGCTCGGCATCGCCTTCGCCCTGCAGGGTGCCGGCATGGGCGCGGTGTTCGCCCCCGCCACCGGCAGCATCATGGCGGCGGTGCCGCTCGACAAGGCCGGCGTCGGCTCGGCCGTCAACGACACCACCCGGGAGCTGGGCGCCGCCCTCGGCATCGCAGTGCTCGGCACCATCATCGGCTCGGCCTACCGCTCGTCGATCGACCTGTCGGGCGCCGACCTGAGCCCGGAGGCCCGCGAGGTCGCCCGGGAGTCGATCGGCGGCGCGGTCTCGGTCGCCCGCGACCTGCCCGGCGGAGGTGCGCCGGTGCTGGCCCAGGCCCAGGAGGCGTTCGTCGACGCCTTCCGGGTCACCAACACGCTGTCGATCGCCATGACGCTGGGGGCCGCGGCGATGGTGCTGTTCGCGCTGCGCCGTCGTCCCGGCGACGACGACAACCTCGCCCCGGCCACCGACGACGAGCTGGAGCTGGAGTACGAGGCCGGCGGGCTCGACCTGCAGCCGGCCGAGGCCTAG
- a CDS encoding low temperature requirement protein A, with the protein MRSMRSTPARLRGRALVRDPDEGHRTSTPLELLYDLTAVVGVARAASSLHHELAADHIGQALIGYSTVFFAVWWAWMNFTWFASAHDSDDVPYRLLTLVQMAGVLVLAAGVTSASEDGEFLAVTVGYAIMRLGLVPGWLRVARDEPTMRLRAQRYALGITVLQVLWFLRLALPEDLQVPGFLVLAGCELLVPLWAERATGRPVFHSGHIEERYGLFTIIVLGESILSATMGIQAALDETGLTSQLLTIGISGLVLAFAAWWIYFDHPGHLSPTPDMAFRWGYAHVGIFASLAAMGAGLHLASEASSGHADERVAALAVALPTAGYLLGLALVMTSAGIAVTDERVFPKLGGAAVLVAIGATAPLSPAVVACAVVMVVLTTTMVLSGPPPARPSGRGEEGGLGEGVGR; encoded by the coding sequence ATGCGGTCCATGCGATCGACGCCGGCGAGGTTGCGGGGGCGGGCTCTCGTCCGTGATCCCGACGAGGGCCACCGCACCTCCACGCCGCTGGAGCTCCTCTACGACCTGACCGCCGTGGTCGGCGTCGCGCGGGCGGCGTCGTCGCTGCACCACGAGCTGGCCGCCGACCACATCGGCCAGGCGCTCATCGGCTACTCCACCGTGTTCTTCGCCGTGTGGTGGGCCTGGATGAACTTCACCTGGTTCGCCTCGGCCCACGACTCCGACGACGTCCCCTACCGGCTCCTCACGCTGGTGCAGATGGCCGGCGTGCTGGTGCTGGCCGCCGGGGTCACCTCCGCCAGCGAGGACGGCGAGTTCCTGGCCGTCACCGTCGGCTACGCCATCATGCGGCTGGGCCTGGTCCCCGGCTGGCTGCGGGTCGCCCGGGACGAGCCGACGATGCGACTGCGGGCCCAGCGCTACGCCCTCGGCATCACCGTGCTGCAGGTGCTGTGGTTCCTGCGGCTCGCCCTGCCGGAGGACCTGCAGGTGCCGGGGTTCCTGGTGCTGGCCGGCTGCGAGCTGCTGGTACCCCTGTGGGCGGAGCGGGCCACCGGCCGTCCGGTGTTCCACTCCGGCCACATCGAGGAGCGCTACGGGCTGTTCACGATCATCGTGCTGGGCGAGTCGATCCTCTCGGCGACGATGGGCATCCAGGCGGCGCTCGACGAGACCGGGCTCACCAGCCAGCTGCTGACGATCGGTATCTCGGGCCTGGTGCTGGCGTTCGCGGCGTGGTGGATCTACTTCGACCACCCGGGCCACCTCTCCCCCACGCCCGACATGGCGTTCCGCTGGGGCTACGCCCACGTGGGGATCTTCGCCTCGCTGGCGGCCATGGGCGCGGGCCTCCACCTGGCCAGCGAGGCGTCGTCGGGCCACGCCGACGAGCGCGTGGCGGCCCTCGCAGTGGCGCTGCCGACCGCCGGCTACCTGCTCGGCCTCGCCCTGGTGATGACCAGCGCCGGCATCGCCGTGACCGACGAGCGGGTGTTCCCCAAGCTCGGCGGCGCCGCGGTGCTGGTGGCGATCGGGGCCACCGCTCCCCTGTCACCCGCCGTCGTGGCGTGCGCCGTGGTGATGGTCGTCCTCACAACGACGATGGTCCTGTCCGGTCCCCCACCGGCTCGGCCCTCAGGCCGTGGCGAGGAGGGGGGACTGGGCGAGGGTGTCGGGCGGTGA
- a CDS encoding AraC family transcriptional regulator yields MRGDDPWTTPDPLGEALHVLRMSGTFYCRSELTAPWGLDLPPEPDSMWFHVVNTGRCWLEVDGVEPRQLQPGDFALVPHGQGHVLRSEPGAPAPRVDGLDYDYASDRYAILRHGGGGAPTSIVCGTVRFGHPAARNLVALLPRTIVVEGAPGSPSPEADWMHSTLRLIAAEGRGLRPGGEAVITRLSDILVIQAIRSWIAGDPVGQTGWLGALQDPRIGRAMSLVHRDPAKPWAVASLARETAMSRSAFAARFTDLMGEPVMQYVTRWRMQVALDWLQHDDVPVADLAARLGYESEAAFSRAFKRTVGISPGAARRSPPDTLAQSPLLATA; encoded by the coding sequence ATGCGAGGCGACGATCCCTGGACCACACCCGATCCGCTCGGTGAGGCACTCCACGTGCTGCGCATGTCGGGCACCTTCTACTGCCGGTCCGAGCTGACCGCTCCCTGGGGGCTGGACCTGCCGCCCGAGCCCGACTCGATGTGGTTCCACGTCGTGAACACCGGGCGCTGCTGGCTCGAGGTCGACGGCGTCGAGCCCCGGCAGCTGCAGCCCGGCGACTTCGCCCTGGTGCCCCACGGCCAGGGCCACGTGCTGCGCAGCGAGCCCGGGGCTCCGGCTCCCCGGGTCGACGGGCTGGACTACGACTACGCCAGCGACCGCTACGCGATCCTGCGTCACGGCGGCGGTGGGGCGCCGACGAGCATCGTGTGCGGCACCGTCCGCTTCGGACACCCGGCGGCCCGCAACCTGGTGGCGCTGCTGCCCCGCACGATCGTCGTCGAGGGGGCGCCGGGGTCGCCCTCACCCGAGGCCGACTGGATGCACAGCACGCTCCGGCTCATCGCCGCCGAGGGGCGGGGGCTGCGGCCGGGCGGCGAGGCCGTGATCACGCGGCTGTCGGACATCCTGGTCATCCAGGCCATCCGCTCGTGGATCGCCGGTGACCCGGTGGGGCAGACCGGCTGGCTGGGTGCACTGCAGGATCCCCGCATCGGGCGGGCCATGTCGCTCGTGCACCGCGACCCGGCCAAGCCCTGGGCGGTGGCGTCGCTGGCGCGGGAGACCGCCATGTCGCGGTCGGCGTTCGCGGCCCGGTTCACCGACCTGATGGGTGAGCCGGTGATGCAGTACGTCACCCGCTGGCGGATGCAGGTGGCGCTCGACTGGCTGCAGCACGACGACGTCCCCGTCGCCGACCTGGCCGCCCGTCTGGGCTACGAGTCGGAAGCGGCGTTCAGCCGGGCGTTCAAGCGCACGGTCGGCATCTCGCCCGGTGCCGCCCGCCGGTCACCGCCCGACACCCTCGCCCAGTCCCCCCTCCTCGCCACGGCCTGA
- a CDS encoding NmrA family NAD(P)-binding protein, with protein sequence MTEIMRDERPTLVLGGTGKTGRRVADRLAARGLPVRVGSRSGQPPFDWADQSTWTPVLQGVRAAYIPYPDLVIPEATKATRAFAELAIDQGVTRLVLLTGRGEDEAQRAEREVQDTGADVTVVRCSWFMQNFSEDYLLDPIRAGEVVLPADEGQLDPFVDADDIADVAVAALAEPGHAGQVYELTGPRLLSFPEAVVEIAKASGRDINYVPVSVDDYAAGAAEQGVPAELVKFLTYLFSDVLGNNPHVADGVQRSLGRPPRDFTDYATRTAATGTWTQGVDR encoded by the coding sequence ATGACCGAGATCATGCGAGACGAGAGGCCGACACTGGTCCTCGGCGGCACGGGCAAGACGGGTCGGCGGGTCGCCGATCGGCTCGCCGCACGCGGTCTCCCCGTGCGGGTGGGCTCCCGTTCGGGACAGCCGCCCTTCGACTGGGCCGACCAGTCCACCTGGACGCCGGTGCTGCAGGGCGTGCGGGCGGCCTACATCCCCTACCCCGACCTGGTCATCCCCGAGGCGACGAAGGCCACCCGGGCGTTCGCCGAGCTCGCGATCGACCAGGGCGTCACCCGGCTGGTGCTGCTGACCGGCCGAGGCGAGGACGAGGCCCAGCGGGCCGAGCGTGAGGTCCAGGACACCGGCGCCGACGTGACCGTCGTGCGCTGCTCCTGGTTCATGCAGAACTTCAGCGAGGACTACCTGCTGGACCCGATCCGGGCCGGCGAGGTGGTGCTCCCGGCCGACGAGGGCCAGCTCGACCCGTTCGTCGACGCCGACGACATCGCCGACGTCGCGGTGGCGGCGCTCGCCGAGCCCGGCCACGCCGGCCAGGTCTACGAGCTGACCGGCCCACGGTTGCTGAGCTTCCCCGAGGCCGTCGTCGAGATCGCCAAGGCGAGCGGCCGGGACATCAACTACGTGCCGGTGTCGGTGGACGACTACGCCGCCGGCGCCGCCGAGCAGGGCGTCCCCGCCGAGCTCGTCAAGTTCCTGACCTACCTGTTCAGCGACGTCCTCGGCAACAACCCCCACGTGGCCGACGGCGTGCAGCGAAGCCTGGGCCGCCCGCCGAGGGACTTCACGGACTACGCCACCCGTACCGCCGCCACCGGCACCTGGACCCAGGGAGTGGACCGATGA
- a CDS encoding DUF1772 domain-containing protein, with translation MTDHDVRYPVAEPVRPAPHSFDGDSWTGWVLGAALVSMALVAGLNFTFSVAVMPNLAGADDHTFVATMQRFNTNPAFPLTFTAALVLIPLAAVLQRRHSPALATRWTVVGLGLYAVVLAVTSALHLPLNAEIDEAGDPDRIADLAHVRDQFEGPWVAGNHVRTLLCTAAVAALARALLLHGRGKAGAAARASTGGQHQQWPTPPSGP, from the coding sequence ATGACCGACCACGACGTCCGCTACCCGGTGGCCGAGCCGGTCCGGCCGGCCCCCCACAGCTTCGACGGTGACAGCTGGACCGGTTGGGTGCTCGGCGCCGCGCTGGTGTCGATGGCCCTCGTCGCCGGACTGAACTTCACCTTCTCGGTTGCCGTCATGCCCAACCTCGCCGGCGCCGACGACCACACCTTCGTGGCGACCATGCAGCGGTTCAACACGAACCCGGCGTTCCCGCTCACCTTCACCGCGGCGCTGGTGCTGATCCCGCTGGCCGCGGTGCTGCAGCGACGCCACAGCCCTGCCCTCGCCACGCGCTGGACCGTCGTGGGTCTCGGGCTCTACGCCGTCGTCCTCGCCGTGACCTCCGCTCTCCACCTCCCGCTCAACGCGGAGATCGACGAGGCCGGGGACCCCGACCGCATCGCCGACCTCGCCCACGTCCGCGACCAGTTCGAAGGACCGTGGGTGGCCGGCAACCACGTGCGCACCCTGCTCTGCACCGCGGCGGTCGCCGCCCTCGCCCGTGCCCTCCTCCTGCACGGACGCGGCAAAGCCGGCGCGGCGGCACGAGCGAGCACCGGGGGCCAGCACCAGCAGTGGCCGACACCGCCCTCCGGCCCTTGA
- a CDS encoding threonine/serine exporter family protein, whose protein sequence is MAGEFLVRLGGDMALAGESVDRIRARLLAVGRAFGLGDLEVAVFPTMLLIETGQGETAQVHLSSQTGRSLRLDQVAELYEVLKDAEADRLTPADGIERLDAIQAMRARLPWSVRVLGHGVLSAGLALLFQPTVEGLVAAALLGLVVGLLKLPHRPTLELVFPVVSSFTVAAIVLALFDRIDDPLGTLIPPLITLLPGAALTTGVVELAAGQMISGAGRLVYGGMQLLLLAFGILAAAALLNTETNELVYTAESGFGWWGRWLGVLVLAAGYFLHYSAPARALPFITGVLLLAYLGQTVGATVFDAQISGFFGALAMTPVVLWLDATNHGPPSLVTFLPSFWLLVPGAGGLLGLTEIVGSDQQVGLQTFVSAVITIMSIALGVLIGTAAYRTVATSVQVVSSTVPVPRWLDVPVPRGDVPRRRQP, encoded by the coding sequence ATGGCGGGCGAGTTCCTGGTGCGGCTCGGTGGGGACATGGCCCTGGCGGGCGAGTCGGTCGACCGGATCCGGGCCCGCCTCCTGGCCGTCGGGCGGGCCTTCGGGCTCGGCGACCTCGAGGTAGCGGTGTTCCCCACGATGCTGCTCATCGAGACCGGCCAGGGCGAGACCGCCCAGGTGCACCTGAGCTCGCAGACCGGGCGGTCGCTGCGCCTCGACCAGGTGGCCGAGCTCTACGAGGTGCTCAAGGACGCCGAGGCGGACCGCCTGACGCCGGCCGACGGCATCGAGCGGCTCGACGCCATCCAGGCGATGCGGGCCCGGCTGCCGTGGTCCGTGCGGGTGCTGGGTCACGGTGTGCTGAGCGCGGGGCTGGCGCTGCTGTTCCAGCCGACCGTGGAGGGCCTGGTGGCCGCCGCACTGTTGGGACTCGTGGTCGGCCTGCTGAAGCTGCCGCACCGGCCCACCCTCGAGCTGGTGTTCCCGGTGGTGTCGTCGTTCACGGTGGCGGCGATCGTGCTAGCCCTGTTCGACCGGATCGACGACCCGCTCGGCACCCTCATCCCGCCGCTCATCACCCTGCTGCCGGGCGCGGCGCTCACCACCGGCGTGGTGGAGCTGGCCGCCGGCCAGATGATCAGCGGCGCCGGCCGGCTCGTGTACGGCGGCATGCAGCTCCTGCTGCTCGCCTTCGGCATCCTGGCCGCCGCGGCCCTGCTGAACACCGAGACGAACGAGCTCGTGTACACGGCCGAGTCGGGCTTCGGCTGGTGGGGTCGGTGGCTGGGCGTGCTGGTGCTGGCGGCCGGCTACTTCCTGCACTACTCGGCACCGGCGCGGGCGCTGCCGTTCATCACCGGGGTGCTGCTGCTGGCCTATCTGGGTCAGACGGTCGGGGCCACGGTGTTCGACGCCCAGATCAGCGGGTTCTTCGGGGCTCTGGCCATGACGCCGGTGGTGCTGTGGCTCGACGCGACCAACCACGGGCCGCCGTCGCTGGTGACGTTCCTGCCCAGCTTCTGGCTACTGGTGCCCGGCGCCGGCGGGCTGCTGGGCCTCACCGAGATCGTCGGGTCCGACCAACAGGTGGGCCTGCAGACGTTCGTGTCGGCGGTGATCACCATCATGTCGATCGCCCTCGGCGTGCTCATCGGC